GCCCCGGTGCTTGCGCTGGGTATCGGCTACCTGCTGCCAAAACGTGTGCTGGCGGCAGCCGCCAAACATCGGCAGCAGCGCATCGCCAAAGAAATCTCAACCTTCATTCCACTGCTGCGGATCCTGTTCGAGTCCGGCATGGCGGTGGAACAGTCACTGCGCGTGCTGGGCAACGAAGCACAGCAATTGCTGCCCAACCTCACCCATGAGTTGCGCCTGATCCTGGCGCGGGTCGATTCCGGACTGGAGCTGAGCGAGGAGCTGGGCAAGACCGTTCGCGTGCTTGAAGTGGATGAGTTCACCGACACCTGCGTCATCCTCCAGCAATTGATCCAGCAGGGCGGCGGCGCGATGAAATCCTTGCTGGCGCTCAAGCAACTGCTGGATGACCGGCGCCTGACCCGCCTGCAGGAATACATCTCGAAAATGTCGGCCAAGATGTCGGTAGTGATGATGGTGTTCCTGTTTCCAGCCTTGCTGATCGTGCTGGGCGGCCCGGCCTTTATCGGCATTGCCCGCGCATTGAGCCACTTTTGAGGAGATGTTGATGAAAGCACTGATTACCGGCCTGGCCCTGCTGATGCTCGGCGGCTGCGCCACGAATGGCCAATCCCCCTGGGCGGCGTTGACCGCCCCCGGCAGTTGCGCCAAGCCAAGCTCGGATCAGGAACTGGCGCTCAACCTCTCCGATGACCTGGCCAACGAAGGCAAACTGCACGCCAGCCTGGCCAACCTGCAGAGCCTTCCAGACAGTTTGCCCCAGGTGCGCCAGCGCATAGCCCGCAACTATCGCTTGCTCGGGCGCACCGAAGCCGAGCCGCTGTACCGCAGCCTGCTGGGCACCTGCATGACCGCCGAAGGCGAGCATGGCCTGGGGCAACTGGCGGCGGCCAAGGGCGACAACGCCCTGGCGATGGCCCATATGCAACGGGCGGCGCGCCTGGCGCCCACCGACGAAAAAGTGCGTAACGACCTGGGCGTGGTGTACCTCAACCAATTGCGCCTGGAAGACGCACGCTTTGAGTTCATGACGGCCATCGAGCTTAAACAGGACGACCCGTTGGCCGCCGTCAACCTGGTGACCTTGCTGATCTATCAGGATGACTGGGGGCAGGCGGCCAAAGTGACCGGCCAGTTGGGCCTGAGCCCCGAGCAGGTCACCGAGGCCCAGGCACGCGCCGCAAAACTCAAGGGTGCAAACGCCAGGGCGCGCAAAGTAGCGGCGGTCAGCGATACGCTGCCAGTGACCATCAAGTAAGGAGCGAGTGATGAAAGCCCACACTCTTGTTTGCCTGGCGCTGCTGCCGTTGAGCGCCTGGGCCATCGAACCGGGGCCATCGTCCCCACAACAGGCCGAAACAGAAAACTGGATGTCATTGCAGGTCAATGGCAGTGCAGCATCACCCACACCACAAAAGACCACCCC
The genomic region above belongs to Pseudomonas poae and contains:
- a CDS encoding tetratricopeptide repeat protein produces the protein MKALITGLALLMLGGCATNGQSPWAALTAPGSCAKPSSDQELALNLSDDLANEGKLHASLANLQSLPDSLPQVRQRIARNYRLLGRTEAEPLYRSLLGTCMTAEGEHGLGQLAAAKGDNALAMAHMQRAARLAPTDEKVRNDLGVVYLNQLRLEDARFEFMTAIELKQDDPLAAVNLVTLLIYQDDWGQAAKVTGQLGLSPEQVTEAQARAAKLKGANARARKVAAVSDTLPVTIK
- a CDS encoding DUF3613 domain-containing protein; protein product: MKAHTLVCLALLPLSAWAIEPGPSSPQQAETENWMSLQVNGSAASPTPQKTTPAEREQAMQRWLDSNKHPIPEFYESNAGGSSQGAKSQ
- a CDS encoding type II secretion system F family protein, producing MVLLACALVLLAAAILVGGHLLERRRRDRRVAERLQGRMAAEDKLGSFMRQLGASTLAQRSVSLDNETQVLLNRVGWRKASQRSLFAACQIGVPFVLLGLTVLGQEVFFPQVTPAWIAPVLALGIGYLLPKRVLAAAAKHRQQRIAKEISTFIPLLRILFESGMAVEQSLRVLGNEAQQLLPNLTHELRLILARVDSGLELSEELGKTVRVLEVDEFTDTCVILQQLIQQGGGAMKSLLALKQLLDDRRLTRLQEYISKMSAKMSVVMMVFLFPALLIVLGGPAFIGIARALSHF